One part of the Lotus japonicus ecotype B-129 chromosome 2, LjGifu_v1.2 genome encodes these proteins:
- the LOC130738219 gene encoding plastidial pyruvate kinase 2-like isoform X1: MAQVVATRSIQSTTLLNPASGSAHDRAQKLLKPATFSSKVFSSEGNKGYRVGFRSSQISARKSAPVEVVPVSPEDDPKIEQHLQHLRGVEPLGDSSVGMWSKPAFRRKTKIVCTIGPSTDTKEMIWKLAEAGMNVARLNMSHGDHASHQKVIDLVKEYNAQHKDNVIAIMLDTKGPEVRSGDLPQPIALSTGQEFTFTIKRGVGTADCVSVNYDDFVNDVEEGDMILVDGGMMSLLVKSKTDDSVKCEVVDGGDLKSRRHLNVRGKSATLPSITEKDWDDIKFGVDNKVDFYAVSFVKDAEVVHELKNYLKSCDADIHVIVKIESADSIPNLHSIITASDGAMVARGDLGAELPIEEVPLLQEEIIRLCRSMGKAVIVATNMLESMIVHPTPTRAEVSDIAIAVREGSDGIMLSGETAHGKFPLKAVKVMHTVALRTEATISGGQMPPNIGQVFKQNHMSEMFAYHATMMSNTLGTSTVVFTRTGFMAILLSHYRPSGTIFAFTDEKRVQQRLALYQGVCPVYMEFCDDSEATFRRALDLLKGQGMVKEGEEVALVQSGRQPIWRFQSTHNIQVRKV, from the exons ATGGCTCAGGTTGTTGCCACTCGATCCATTCAGAGCACCACTCTCTTGAACCCCGCTTCTGGATCTGCACATGACAGGGCTCAGAAGCTCTTAAAACCTGCAACTTTTTCTTCCAAGGTGTTCTCCTCAGAAGGGAACAAGGGATATCGAGTTGGCTTCAGAAGCTCTCAGATCAGTGCCAGGAAATCGGCACCTGTTGAGGTTGTCCCTGTTTCACCTGAAGATGATCCAAAG ATTGAGCAGCATTTGCAGCATTTGCGTGGGGTGGAGCCACTTGGTGACAGTTCGGTTGGAATGTGGTCGAAACCGGCGTTTAGGCGCAAGACAAAGATAGTGTGCACTATTGGACCTTCTACTGATACCAAGGAAATGATTTGGAAGCTAGCTGAAGCTGGGATGAATGTTGCTCGTCTCAATATGTCTCATGGTGACCATGCTTCTCATCAGAAAGTTATTGACTTGGTTAAAGAGTATAATGCACAACACAAGGACAATGTCATTGCAATTATGCTTGATACTAAG GGTCCTGAGGTTAGGAGTGGGGATTTGCCACAACCAATCGCATTATCAACTGGGCAAGAATTCACTTTTACTATTAAGAGAGGTGTTGGAACTGCAGATTGTGTTAGTGTGAACTATGATGATTTTGTCAATGACGTGGAAGAGGGGGACATGATTCTTGTTGATG GTGGCATGATGTCTCTGCTGGTTAAGTCTAAGACAGATGATTCGGTGAAATGTGAAGTTGTTGATGGAGGGGACCTCAAGTCAAGACGACATTTGAATGTTAGAGGAAAAAGTGCAACACTGCCTTCAATCACTG AGAAGGATTGGGATGATATCAAATTCGGTGTGGATAACAAAGTCGATTTCTATGCTGTTTCTTTTGTTAAGGATGCTGAAGTTGTTCATGAACTGAAGAACTATTTGAAaa GCTGTGACGCTGATATACACGTCATTGTTAAAATTGAAAGTGCAGACTCAATACCAAACTTGCATTCAATTATCACCGCATCTGATGGG GCTATGGTTGCCAGAGGTGATCTTGGTGCAGAGCTCCCTATTGAAGAGGTTCCGCTTTTGCAG GAAGAGATAATAAGGTTGTGCCGTAGCATGGGAAAGGCTGTCATTGTGGCAACAAATATGCTGGAAAGCATGATTGTTCACCCTACTCCAACCAGAGCAGAAGTATCAGATATAGCAATTGCTGTTCGAGAAGGTTCTGATGGAATAATGTTGTCTGGGGAAACTGCTCATGGAAA GTTCCCGCTAAAAGCTGTGAAAGTAATGCATACAGTAGCATTACGGACCGAAGCCACTATATCAGGTGGTCAAATGCCACCTAATATCGGTCAAGTGTTCAAG CAGAACCACATGAGCGAGATGTTTGCATACCATGCAACCATGATGTCTAACACTCTTGGAACCTCGACTGTTGTCTTCACTAGAACGGGTTTCATGGCTATCCTTCTTAGTCACTATCGTCCTTCTGGCACCATATTTGCATTTACAGATGA GAAGAGGGTACAGCAGAGGTTGGCTTTGTACCAAGGAGTCTGTCCTGTATACATGGAATTCTGTGATGATTCTGAAGCGACTTTCAGAAGAGCCTTGGATTTGCTGAAG GGGCAAGGAATGGTGAAGGAAGGTGAAGAAGTGGCACTTGTACAAAGTGGCAGGCAACCCATATGGAGGTTCCAATCCACTCATAATATCCAGGTCAGGAAAGTGTGA
- the LOC130738220 gene encoding probable membrane-associated kinase regulator 6, whose product METSHPLSIESFSYSWLVNLKPSLESLDSSFRTSDLDASDETFSSYIEMDPRMPPSKRFFRNSHDFKFDFQISQNSPLVDADELFSNGYLMPLFVESIEAYNASDENPSLPSSSSSSSSSSHVPKKVVPSGPSRCPSLKRCKTLSRRMFQKYLNFLRPLCKRLRGQNKSGSNPEAMVKRTQSVKNRRHYSESSPRISVAYSADDWRKSCDSDSSIYEAVLHCKRSIERMT is encoded by the exons ATGGAAACTTCCCATCCTCTTTCTATTGAAAGTTTCTCCTATAGTTGGTTAGTGAACCTGAAGCCCTCACTAGAAAGCCTAGATAGCTctttcagaacttctgatcttgaTGCTTCTGATGAAACATTTTCCTCTTACATTGAGATGGACCCAAGAATGCCACCCTCCAAGAGATTCTTCAGAAACTCCCATGACTTCAAATTTGACTTTCAAATCTCACAAAACTCCCCTCTTGTTGATGCAGATGAGCTCTTTTCCAATGGTTACCTCATGCCTCTTTTTGTTGAATCTATAGAAGCATATAATGCTTCAGATGAAAATCCAAGCCtaccttcttcttcatcttcttcttcttcttcatcacatgtaccaaaaaaagtgGTTCCTTCAGGTCCTTCTAGATGTCCTTCTTTGAAAAGGTGCAAAACATTATCAAGGAGAATGTTTCAGAAGTATCTAAATTTCTTAAGGCCTTTGTGCAAAAGATTGAGGGGTCAGAACAAATCAGGTTCAAATCCTGAAGCTATGGTTAAAAGAACTCAGTCAGTGAAGAATAGGAGACACTATTCTGAATCATCGCCGCGAATTAGCGTAGCTTATTCTGCAGATGACTGGCGCAAGTCCTGTGATTCTGATAGTTCAATTTATGAAGCTGTTCTCCATTGCAAAAGATCTATTG AGAGAATGACTTAA
- the LOC130738219 gene encoding plastidial pyruvate kinase 2-like isoform X2: protein MAQVVATRSIQSTTLLNPASGSAHDRAQKLLKPATFSSKVFSSEGNKGYRVGFRSSQISARKSAPVEVVPVSPEDDPKIEQHLQHLRGVEPLGDSSVGMWSKPAFRRKTKIVCTIGPSTDTKEMIWKLAEAGMNVARLNMSHGDHASHQKVIDLVKEYNAQHKDNVIAIMLDTKGPEVRSGDLPQPIALSTGQEFTFTIKRGVGTADCVSVNYDDFVNDVEEGDMILVDGGMMSLLVKSKTDDSVKCEVVDGGDLKSRRHLNVRGKSATLPSITEKDWDDIKFGVDNKVDFYAVSFVKDAEVVHELKNYLKSCDADIHVIVKIESADSIPNLHSIITASDGAMVARGDLGAELPIEEVPLLQEEIIRLCRSMGKAVIVATNMLESMIVHPTPTRAEVSDIAIAVREGSDGIMLSGETAHGKFPLKAVKVMHTVALRTEATISGGQMPPNIGQVFKNHMSEMFAYHATMMSNTLGTSTVVFTRTGFMAILLSHYRPSGTIFAFTDEKRVQQRLALYQGVCPVYMEFCDDSEATFRRALDLLKGQGMVKEGEEVALVQSGRQPIWRFQSTHNIQVRKV, encoded by the exons ATGGCTCAGGTTGTTGCCACTCGATCCATTCAGAGCACCACTCTCTTGAACCCCGCTTCTGGATCTGCACATGACAGGGCTCAGAAGCTCTTAAAACCTGCAACTTTTTCTTCCAAGGTGTTCTCCTCAGAAGGGAACAAGGGATATCGAGTTGGCTTCAGAAGCTCTCAGATCAGTGCCAGGAAATCGGCACCTGTTGAGGTTGTCCCTGTTTCACCTGAAGATGATCCAAAG ATTGAGCAGCATTTGCAGCATTTGCGTGGGGTGGAGCCACTTGGTGACAGTTCGGTTGGAATGTGGTCGAAACCGGCGTTTAGGCGCAAGACAAAGATAGTGTGCACTATTGGACCTTCTACTGATACCAAGGAAATGATTTGGAAGCTAGCTGAAGCTGGGATGAATGTTGCTCGTCTCAATATGTCTCATGGTGACCATGCTTCTCATCAGAAAGTTATTGACTTGGTTAAAGAGTATAATGCACAACACAAGGACAATGTCATTGCAATTATGCTTGATACTAAG GGTCCTGAGGTTAGGAGTGGGGATTTGCCACAACCAATCGCATTATCAACTGGGCAAGAATTCACTTTTACTATTAAGAGAGGTGTTGGAACTGCAGATTGTGTTAGTGTGAACTATGATGATTTTGTCAATGACGTGGAAGAGGGGGACATGATTCTTGTTGATG GTGGCATGATGTCTCTGCTGGTTAAGTCTAAGACAGATGATTCGGTGAAATGTGAAGTTGTTGATGGAGGGGACCTCAAGTCAAGACGACATTTGAATGTTAGAGGAAAAAGTGCAACACTGCCTTCAATCACTG AGAAGGATTGGGATGATATCAAATTCGGTGTGGATAACAAAGTCGATTTCTATGCTGTTTCTTTTGTTAAGGATGCTGAAGTTGTTCATGAACTGAAGAACTATTTGAAaa GCTGTGACGCTGATATACACGTCATTGTTAAAATTGAAAGTGCAGACTCAATACCAAACTTGCATTCAATTATCACCGCATCTGATGGG GCTATGGTTGCCAGAGGTGATCTTGGTGCAGAGCTCCCTATTGAAGAGGTTCCGCTTTTGCAG GAAGAGATAATAAGGTTGTGCCGTAGCATGGGAAAGGCTGTCATTGTGGCAACAAATATGCTGGAAAGCATGATTGTTCACCCTACTCCAACCAGAGCAGAAGTATCAGATATAGCAATTGCTGTTCGAGAAGGTTCTGATGGAATAATGTTGTCTGGGGAAACTGCTCATGGAAA GTTCCCGCTAAAAGCTGTGAAAGTAATGCATACAGTAGCATTACGGACCGAAGCCACTATATCAGGTGGTCAAATGCCACCTAATATCGGTCAAGTGTTCAAG AACCACATGAGCGAGATGTTTGCATACCATGCAACCATGATGTCTAACACTCTTGGAACCTCGACTGTTGTCTTCACTAGAACGGGTTTCATGGCTATCCTTCTTAGTCACTATCGTCCTTCTGGCACCATATTTGCATTTACAGATGA GAAGAGGGTACAGCAGAGGTTGGCTTTGTACCAAGGAGTCTGTCCTGTATACATGGAATTCTGTGATGATTCTGAAGCGACTTTCAGAAGAGCCTTGGATTTGCTGAAG GGGCAAGGAATGGTGAAGGAAGGTGAAGAAGTGGCACTTGTACAAAGTGGCAGGCAACCCATATGGAGGTTCCAATCCACTCATAATATCCAGGTCAGGAAAGTGTGA